Proteins encoded together in one Bombus affinis isolate iyBomAffi1 chromosome 2, iyBomAffi1.2, whole genome shotgun sequence window:
- the LOC126928308 gene encoding cyclin-dependent kinase 20 gives MERYIVTGKIGKGAQGIVLKAHDVETEKDVALKKLFLKNIDNGISISIIREIKILQQLKHPNVIELLDAFPTGLDFIMVFEYMPTGLWEIIRDNDILLTRVQIKIYTKMILEGIAYIHGKNIIHRDLKPANLLINEKGILKIADFGLGRLLWKNVTKPYSHQIATRWYRAPELLYGARYYTSAIDMWSIGCIFGELYNRSPLFPGETDIEQLAIVLKYLGSPTSETWPDLSILPDYNKITFPYHKGISWDEILEDTEQEALDLISKILIYNSSQRLTADEALQHPYFHIKPYVSSKHLIKPQISHRYQIKQKEINTDIQATTLFKNLLTII, from the exons ATGGAGAGATATATAGTCACAGGGAAAATTGGAAAAGGAGCACAAGGTATTGTTTTAAAAGCGCATGATGTGGAAACAGAAAAGGATGTTGCATTAAAAAAGTTGTTCTTAAAGAATATTGATAATGGTATATCCATATCTATTAttcgagaaataaaaattttacaacAATTAAAACATCCCAAT GTCATAGAGTTATTAGATGCTTTCCCTACTGGTTTGGATTTTATAATGGTATTTGAATATATGCCGACAGGTCTATGGGAAATAATAAGAGACAATGATATATTATTAACTCGagttcaaataaaaatttatacaaaaatgaTTTTAGAGGGCATTGCATATATACAtggaaaaaatataatacataga GACTTAAAACCTGCTAATTTACTGataaatgaaaaaggtatttTGAAAATTGCTGATTTTGGTTTAGGAAGATTATTGTGGAAGAATGTAACAAAACCATATTCTCACCAAATTGCCACTAGATGGTATAGAGCACCTGAATTATTATATGGTGCACGATATTATACATCAGCAATTGATATGTGGTCTATTGGATGCATTTTTGGTGAATTATATAACAGATCACCATTATTTCCT GGAGAGACAGATATTGAGCAGTTAGCAAtagttttaaaatatttagGTTCTCCTACATCAGAAACGTGGCCAGATTTAAGTATATTACctgattataataaaattacatttccataccaTAAGGGAATATCATGGGATGAAATTCTTGAAGATACTGAACAAGAAGCTCTTGATCTAATTAGTAAAATTCTTATTTACAATTCATCACAACGTCTGACAGCTGATGAA GCATTACAACATCCATATTTCCATATTAAACCATATGTTTCTTCAAAACATTTGATAAAGCCACAAATTAGTCATCGCTATCAAATAAAGCAGAAAGAAATTAATACAGACATCCAAGCTACTACCCTTTTTAAAAATCTGTTaactattatataa